The sequence CCTTCGTTAGCAAGCAATGTATATTCTTTTCTAAGGCCTAATAACTTTTGGATATGCTTGAACAAATCTTGATCTTGTTTTTCTTTCTCCCATATCATACATTTACGGCATTCTGGGTCTTGAGTGCCTGTAAGTCCTATTTCATCTCCATAAAAGATGCAAGGTGTGCCAGTAAAAGTCAGCAATAGGTTAAAAATTTGCTTTAAACGAGCTGTATCTTCACTACATTCTGTTAAAATACGAACAGTATCATGACTTCCTACAAGATTAAAGGAAACTTCATTTATAGGACTAGGATACATATGGGTTACATGGGTCATCTTTTCAATAAATTGATTGGCATCAATGGTTTGCTTTGCAAAAAGGCTTATAACATTATTAGTAAATGGATAATTCATGACTGCATCAAATTGATCTCCTCTTAGCCATGGCATCGAATCATGCCATATTTCTCCTAAAAGAAATAAATCGGACTTTATCGCTCGAACCTCTTTACGGAACTCTCTCCAAAAATGATGGTCTACTTCGTTTGCGACATCTAATCTCCAGCCATCAATGTTAAACTCCTTTACCCAATACCGTCCTACGTTTAATAAATATTCCTTTACTAAGGGGTTTGCCGTGTTTAATTTAGGCATGTCCGCAACAAAACCGAAAGTATCATAGTTTGGATGAGGTTGAGTTTGAATTGGGAATTCTTTTATATGGAACCAATCTTTATAAGGGGAGTTTTCTTGATGTTTTAACACATGCTGAAATTTTGAGAAATAAAACCCGCAGTGATTAAATACTGCATCAAGCATGACTTTTATTCCGTTCTCATGACATGCTTTCACCAGTTCTTTCATTTCTTCTTTTGTTCCAAGTTGTGGGTCAATTTCAAAATAATCAATAGTATCATATTTATGATTAGAGTGTGCTTTGAAAATCGGAGTTAAATATATCCCGCTAATTCCTAGTTCCTTTAAATAGGGTATATTTTTTGAAATACCATTTAAATCGCCACCGAAAAAATTTGTCGTTGTTGGATTTGTACTTCCCCACGGTAACGTACCTTCAGGATCGTTAAATCTGTTGCCATTAGCAAAACGTTCGGGGAAGATTTGATACCAAACAGTATCTTTTACCCATTTCGGTGCATTAAAAACACTTGAAGGATGAATAAAGGGAAAACAGAAATAATAGGCTACATCTGTCCAGCGATTATCACCAAATCCTTTATCACCTAGATATAACTTGCTTTGATTGTCTTCTAGAAGAAAGCCGTAACGTAAGCGGCGATATGGCGGTGTGACAACAGCTAACCAATAATCTGCTAATTCATCAGAGCCGGTTTTCGACATGGGCATCTCAGCGTGCACCCAGTTATTTTCTTTGACTTCAAAAGGATCACCGTATAGTAAAGTTATGTTTTTTAAATCATTCTTTTTGGTACGAATTCTTATATGTAGCTTATCAATACTGTAAGCGTATGCATAATTATCTGTAGGGCGGTGGTAAATGGACGCTCTATCCATAGAAGAAACCTCCTTTTAAAAGTCAATGATTTATTATGATTATGGCGAAAATGTTAAATTGATAAGCATCAATTGTAGATAAACCTAGAAAACCTCTTGTGAAAAGGAAGAATGGAAGTATAATAAAAGTATTGTTTATATACTATCGTCTCGTTGGTCATCAAAATATTATATTCTTTTTGTAATAATTTCTAATAAGTTGAGACGCTCAACTCACTTTTAGTTGTTCCCATTATGATATGATTCTAGAAGTGCTTTGTATCTAGATTGACGGCTGGCGATACAAAAGGTTAATCTATAACAAAATAGTCGAATAAGGAGGAGCGGAGATGAAAAGAATATATTGCATTCTTTTAATCCCGTTTCTTCTTTTTTATGCTCTCCCAACTGGAGCAGCTGAAAAAGAAGAACGAAAATGGCAAGATGAAACAATGTATTATGTTATGGTAGATCGCTTTTTAAACGGAGACAATACGAACGATTATGAAGTAAACATTAAAGATTTGAACGCATACCAAGGCGGAGATTTTAAAGGTGTTTTGAGTCAACTTGACTATATAAAAGACATGGGGTTTACTTCAATTGGCATTTCACCTGTTTTTGACAATGATGAGGGTGGATATCACGGTTACTGGGTGACAGACTTTTATAATACAGAAGAACATTTTGGAACATTAGATGACTTTAAACAATTAGTCGAGGAAGCCCATAAAAGAGATTTAAAGGTTGTTTTAGATTTTGTTGTTAATAGTGTTGGTCCAAATCATTCATGGTTTTCTGCCCCTGAAAAGAGCGATTGGATTCGTGGTGAAGAGTTGGTCGCTAACGAAAAAGATAATCTAAATAACTTAAATACTGAAAATCCAGAAGTGCAAGCGTATATATTGGATGCTGCGAAATGGTGGATTGAACAAACGGATATTGATGGATATCGCCTGGACGCAATACAGCAGGTCACTCCGGCTTTTTGGGAAGAGTTTTCGCGAGAAGTAAAGTCAGTTAAAGATAATTTTTATTTACTAGGAGAGATTGACAATACTGACCCTAGTAGTATTGGAAAATATACCGATATGGGAATCGATGGTTTTCTTGATTATCCTCAAAGCGAAGAACTTCGAAATGTATTTAAAACATACGATATTTCTACGGATGAATTACCTAATTTTTGGGAAGTGAATCAGGAAAATTATCGTGATCCATACGTAATGGGGACGTTTATTGATAATAAAGATATGTCTCGGTTTACAATGTTTGCAGCAGATGAAAATCAATTTCCACCAACTCGATGGAAACAGGCGTTTACTTATATGTACACCGTCCCTGGGATTCCTATCAGCTATTATGGGTCTGAAATAGCCCTTAATGGTGGAGAATCACCTGAAAATCGTAAAATAATGAATTTTAAAACCGAAAAAGAACTTATCGATCATATTTCCCTATTAGGAGAGTTACGACAGAAACTTCCAGCACTTACTAGAGGAAGTATTGAAACCATTTCTAGTAATGAGGGTATGCTTGTTTATAAGCGTCAATACCAAGATGAAACGATTATTGTTGCAATCAATGATAGTAGTGAAACGAAATCGGTAAAAGTTGATGCCAATCTCTTTGAAGAAGGCAAAGAGTTACGAGGGTTACTTGCTGGTGATATCGTAAAAAATGATAAAGGTGAATTTGACATCGTTTTAGATAGAGAAACGTCTGAAATTTATGCTGTTGCCGATGAAAGAGGATTAAATATGGGTTTAATTTTGTCCTTAGTAACGGTATATGTTTTATTTATACTTTTTATTTACTTTGTCCGCAAGAAAAGTAAAGAAAATAAACAGCGGGATAAGGAATAACCTATCCCACTCATTGTTCCAACAGGGGTAATTTATAAGAATGAAAAGACTGTAAACTGAATAGAATTTTAGTTGTAAAGAACATCAAATGTGAAATACATCCAATACGTATGGAGTATATATCATGTTTGGTGTTTTTTATATTAATTAACTTAGAAATGACTGTTTATATAGAGAAAAGGAGCTTTTAATAAAGTAGTAATTCAATCTAGTTTATTTCTTCTATATGAAATAAAAAATGAGAGGGGAATGGATAATGATAATGTTTCCTAAGCCTGATCCAGAATCATTTTTTTTAACGGTTAGAATTGGTGATTTTGCTGTAAGCCACGATGAAGATCAACTAATCTATTCAACTAACTTAAATGGAAAATTCAACATTTGGGGAATGGATTTACCTAATCACTCTCCCTATCAAATGACAAGTATTAATCAATATTGTCATCACCTATCTTTTGAAAAAGAAGGAAGGTTTATATTAACAAGTTTTGATCAAGACGGTGATGAAAATAGTCAAATTTATGCTTTATCCAGAAATGGGGGGGCGTTAGTACCACTTTGTAGTGAGAAAAGCGCACGCCATTTAGCACCAATTTTATCAAATGATGGAGAAAGAGTTTACTATACTTCAAATAAGAAAAATAAATCTTACTTATCAAGTTTTGTTTATCATATTTCTACGAAAGAAGATCAATTATTGCTAGATGGAGAGCATACTACGACTTATTTAACAGCAGTAAGTCCAGATGAATCTCATTTTGTTTATTTAAAACAGTTTTCAAGTACAAATATTAATTTTTTTCTCCATTCCAATGATGAAAAATTCACAATCCTACCAAAAACAGAGCAGGAATATACAGTTGGAGATGTGATATTTACTAGCAATCAGACAATGTATTTTACAACTAATTTTGATGCGGATGTATCATACTTGATGAAATACAATCTGAAGCGAAAGCAATATTCTAAAATCGCCCATATAGAAGGCTATGAAATGAAGCATCTGCAATGGGAAGAAAAGTCTAATCGCTTGTATGTTTATGGTTCAAGTGGAGTCAGAAGTCGTGTCTTCCAGTTAGATCTCGATGAGGAAGAGATAAATGAAGTCGTTATTCCAGTCACTTCTATTACTAAGTTTTTAGTAGGAAATAGAGGTAATTGTTATATTTTAGGAAGTACAGACACTCGTCCAGATAATATATATATGCTCCCAAAAGAAGGAACTGAATGGAAAGAGATTACGAATCATCAAGTGATAGGAGCATCAAGAAAAATTTTTGTTGAATCTGAGGTCGTACATTATCCATCTTTTGATGGTTTAATGATTGAAGGGTTGTATTATCGTTCGAAAAGTGAGGTTGAGAATGGTTATACGATAGTTTGGCCTCATGGTGGTCCGCAATTTCATGAGCAACAGCAGTTTAAATCATTTATTCAATTGGCCACCTCAAAAGGATACAATTTTTTTCAGCCTAACTTTCGAGGGTCAACAGGGTATGGTCTCTCCTTTTCGAAAATGGTCGAAAAGGATTGGGGGTACGGCCCCCGTTTGGATATCGTACACGGAATTGAATGGTTAGCTGCATCGGGGAGATCCGATTTAAATAAAATATTTTTATTAGGTGCAAGTTACGGAGGGTATATGTCTTTATTGTTACACGGACGTCATCCTGAATATTTTCAAGCAATTGTGGATATATGCGGACCGAGCAATTTATTTTCATTTATCAATAGTGTTCCAGACTTTTGGAAACCTTTCTTGGAATCAATGATTGGGCACCCTGAAAAAGACAAAGAAAAGTTGATTGAAGATTCACCCATTACTTATTTAAAGTCGATGAAAAAGCCTATGTTAATTATACAAGGTGCAAACGATCCAAGTGTTGTGAAAGAAGAGTCAGATCAAATTGTGGAAAGATTGTGGGAGTATGGGAGAGAAGTTGAATACATCATTCTAGAAGATGAAGGCCATGGTATCAATAAAAAAGCGAATGAAATCAAAGTATTTAAGAGAATCTTTGATTTTTTTCAAGAGAATCAGAAATGATAATAAAAATGTGGGTGGCAGTTGATTCCAATAGCCATTTATTGAGAATAAGGTTAAACGGAAAATAATATCCAAGATTTAATAAATTGTTTTATAGGAGCCCCTTCTTGAGGCTCCTTTTATTTTATGTTTATTTGATCAGATATTTTGGTCATGTATTTAAAAAGGCACCGCCATTTACGTGTATCATTTGTCCGCTTACATAACTCGAATCTTCACTAGCAAGATACACAAAAGCTGGAGCTAATTCATACGGTTGACCTGCGCGTCCCATTGGCGTGTTTGAACCAAAGGTTCTTACCTCCTCAGCAGTAAAAGTAGAAGGGATTAGTGGCGTCCATATTGGACCTGGAGCAACTCCATTAACGCGTATTCCTTGACTAGCTAAAGATTCAGAAAGTGAACGAGTGTAGCTAACAATGGCCCCTTTCGTTGAAGCATAATCAATCAATGTTTTATGTCCTTTGTAAGCGGTGATGGATGCTGAATTGATTATTGTAGAACCTTGCGTTAGATGGGGAAGAGCGGCTTTAGATAAATAAAACATGGAAAAAATATTCGTTCGAAATGTACGTTCAAGCTGCTCACTTGTGATATCTAATAGACTATTTTGAGGATGCTGTTCTGCGGCATTATTCACTAATATATTAAGCTGCCCTAATTCATTAATCGTTTTATTAATGACATCTTTACAAAATGTTTCGCTCCCAATATCTCCGCTAAGAAGGACACATTTCCGTCCTTCTTTCTCTACAAGTATTTTTGTTTCATGAGCATCTTCGTGTTCTTCTAAATAGACGATGGCCACATCTGCGCCTTCTTTTGCAAAATAAATAGCAACAGATTTTCCAATACCGCTATCACCACCTGATATCAGCGCAACTTTATTTTGTAATTTTCCACTGCCTTTATAATTTGGGTCAACATACTTTGGTTGTGGATTCATTTCTTTTTCCGTTCCAGGCTGATGGTTTTGATGTTGTGGAGGAAAGGTTTGGTGCTGGCTTTGATTATTAGCCAAATGAATCACTCCTTAATCTTGGATTTCGAAGTACATCACTTCATAATAAATAGTCTTTACCTATTAGTTCTGAACTATTAAGAAGAAAACCAGAGTGTTTGATCCCTTAAGGAAATGAAAAAGAACTAGTCAACATACCTAGTTCTTCTTAGTGTATAAATGGTCCTTTACTTTTATTAGCCTTGATTAGAGGTGATCCGTTTTTTTAGAATACTGTCGTTTCCCTGCTTTTTGATTTTTATCTTTTTGCATGTTCTGTTCATGTCTAAAAGCTTGTTTATCTTGAGCTTTTTTATCGTTGTCTGAAGTATGAGGCATTTCGTTTTACTCCTTTCACTTTTAATAGTAGTTTTCCGTAGAAGGCAGATAGTATGTATTAGCGTTTATTTAAGAAAAAAATAGCGAGTGTTCCAGGGCCGGCGTGTGCACCAACAGCACTTCCAATCAAATTGATATAAAAATCCTTCGTGCCAAATTTTTCTTGAATGAGTTGTTTCATCTCCATAGCTAGTTCAAGATCATCTCCGTGGCTAATACCAACAACCTGATTTTCAAGCGTATCGCCACGTTCTCCCATTAGTGTTAAAAGTCGATGGAGTAATTTCTTTCTCCCGCGTAGCTTCTCAATAGGGACAAGCTTCCCATCTTCTACGTGAAGCAAGGGCTTGATATTAAGTAGACCTCCAACAAAAGCGGAGGCTTTACTAACACGACCTCCTTTTGCCATATAATCTAAGTCTTCTACAGTAAATAAGTGTTCCATATGACTAACTCGGTCATTTATTATGGAAAGGATTTCGTTCTTTGATGCCCCTTTTGCGATCAACTCTGCTGCTTCTTTGACAACTAATCCATATCCTAGTGATGCGCATTTTGAATCGACAATGGTTAAGTCAAGGTGTGGGTAGTTTTCTTTTACTTGTTCCTTTACCATTACAGCTGTTTGGTAAGTTCCAGATAATTCTGATGAAAAGGCTATATAAATACCGCTTTCCTTTTTCTCGGCAATTGTAGTGAACAGTTTTTCTAGCATAGCTGGAGATGCTTGAGAGGTTATGGGCCTTTTTCCATTTCGAATGGCTTCATAAACCTTCTGTGGGTTAATCGTAATGAGATCTTCATATTCTGTATCATCAATATGTACACGAAGTGGTATTAACTCGGTGAATTCTTTTTCAAAAAAATGTAACGGTAAGTCAGAGCCACTGTCGGCTAATAATTTGATTGTCATAATGACACCTTCTTTATTCTTATTTGTATATCTATAGAAAAGCGAATAACTTTTGATACTAGTGTAGCGATTTTGAACGAAAATAACAAAGTTTTTTTCGTTCAAATTACGGTAGTACTCTAGATATTACAACGATTATAGAGAGAAAAAAACGATATAGCTCCATATAGACTAAGATAAGGAAACAAGCCAATACTAAAAGAGGATATATTTAATTAGGAGTGAATCCCCTTGAAGAATAAATGGCTCTGTTTCTTTTTTTGTATAAGCTTCATTTTGGTTAACAGTATAAATGTCAGGGCAGTTAGTGGTCAAAAAGTGGTGTGGAAAGTCGAGCCGACTGTAGTGGGAGATGAAGTCAAAATTAACCTTTCCTTGCATAACAATAGTAGTCGTGAAGTATTGTTTCAATTTGCAACAAACAAAATGTATGATTATGTGATCTTGCATGATGGAAAGCGTGAGGTATATCGATATAGTTTAAATAAGAAGTTTTCTAAGTCGGATCATACATTAAAAATTATGCCAGGTCAAACAAAAGTATGGACAAGCATTTGGAAGAATGAAACACCGGTACATTCAGGCTTGTACAAAATTAAAGCTCGGTTTCTTCCTACGAAAACAGATCCGAACATTGTGTTTGAAAAAATAGCTGATAATCAGTTTATTTTAAGCAATGGCAATGAAGTTTTTCGAAATATTAAAATTAAACAGTTGGAAAAAGGAAAGTATAGAGTAAAAGGTGAAGCAAGGACGAGAGAAGGGAGTTTTTATTACTCCGTAGACGATGGTCACCATGAATTGATGGGTGAAACGTTAGTTAAAGTTAATAAAAAGGAGCCTAATTGGTCAAAATTCTCCTTTAATTTGACAGTTAAAAATTTAAAACATACGAACAAACATATATTAACGTTATATGAACGAAATCAAAACGATGGAACTTTTCTTCATCAATATTCCATCTTGTTAAAAAAGGATCAATAAAAATAGAAGCCCCTTTTGAAGGGGCTTCTATTTTTATTGAAGCTGTTGAAGTTCTGTCTGCATTTGACGTAGTTGTGCCTGTTCATGCACATTGCTATTTGCAAAAGCACTTGATAGAGCATTTTTAGCCTTTGCGATATAAGCTTGTTTTTCCTCAGCATTGCCTGATTCACACGCTTGTACAGCTTGTTGGACAAAGTCACGTGCTTGTACAAACAATGGGTTTGTCATACTAAATCCCCCCTAAAGAGGAATCTTTTACGTTTTGCAATTTTTGTGCTTCTGCTTCTGCTAAGGTTAGATGATAGGGAATACGGTCATCATGTTTGGAAACCGTATTTTTTCCTTGTTGAATAAATCGCTTTGACTTATTGCTTTTTCCCAATACAAACACCCCTTCTTGGCTTCTAGGTGAAGAAAACTCACCCATTCATAGTATTTGCGAAAAGAAAAGAATTAACGGACATAATAATTGGAAGTTTTAATTGAGTAAAAAACGTTTTTCCAAATAAACACCGATTCCATCTTCTTCATTAGATAAAGTTACTTCATTAGCCAAGTCTTTTAATGGGGGAATTGCATTTCCCATCGCAACCCCTGTTCCAGCATATTCAATCATTTCTATATCATTGTCTTCATCTCCAAAAGCAATGATGTTTTCTCGAGGTATGCCAAGCCTTTTGGCTACAATTTCAATTCCTATTGCTTTGTTTAATCCTTTTTTGACAATTTCAATGACATGCCAAGGAGCTGCCCAGCGTCGATGGTCAATAACTTCAGCATGAACCTTACTTAAATGTTTACGTATCATCGGTACAATGCTCTCTTCTGCGTGTATGAGGAGGGAGGTGGGATGGTCCGTTAATATCTTTTTTAAATCTCCCGTTGCAATCGTAGGATTACCAAAGCTAAAAATGTCAATTAGACGTTCATCATGATAATGAAAATACACTTCGTCCATTATCTCAGCAATAATGTTATGAAAAGAGAATTCCTTGCAAGCTTCCACAATTTCTAATGCTACGTCAAGGTCCATCGGTTCATGAAACATTCCCCAGCTATTATCTAACGGGTGGTGAACAAATGCACCGTTGAAATTAACAATGGGTGAAGTTAAACCCAATTCATTATAATACGTTTCACTAGCACGATATGGTCTCCCTGTCGCAATCATGACTTCGTGACCTTGTTTCATTAATGTATGTAAAACATTCTTCGTCTTGGTAGATATTTTTTTATCATCAGTAAGTAATGTTCCGTCTAAATCGAGGACAATTAAGTGTTTTTCTGTCATTATTTTCGCTCCTTATGTATATTTGTTTTCTATAGTGTATATGTTTGATTGAAAAAATGTCTACCTGTTAGTCTTAACTTGCAAAAAAATAAGGTGTTTTTTTACTTAGTGAACCTGTAAGTAGGAACAGAGGGAAATATATTTTCTGTCTTAAGGAAACATCTACTTAAACTATAGAAAATACGATTCGTTAGTTAATTTCAATAAAAAATACAAGTCATGTAATTTTGATAGGCGCCACTAATTTGATATGATAAAGAAGAAAGGGAGTGATTATAATGGATCAAGAAATGAAAGATAGTATGATGGGTGCATTAGAACAAGTGGTGGATCCTGAATTAGGTATAGATATAGTGAACTTAGGGTTAGTTTATGATGTTTCACTTGACGAATCAGGACAAGCGAAAGTGACGATGACATTAACATCAATGGGATGTCCACTTGCAGGTACGATTGTAGATCAAGTAAAAGTAGCACTAAGTGAATTACCTGAGGTAAAAGAATCGGAAGTAGATATCGTTTGGAGTCCACCTTGGAGTCGTGATATGATGTCACGTTACGCGAAAATCGCTTTAGGTATACGATAAAAACAAAGGGGCAAACCAATAAGTCGATTTTTTGACGATTGGTCAGCCCCTTTTTGGACTTTTAATAAGTAGTGTGTTTTGTTTTCGCAAAGAGATTAATCGATTCGACATATCTCAATGGGGCAATCTTCACAGTCAATTTCATTTTTTAAATGAGACAGCTGGTGAATGGTTATGATTCCTTTTTCAAAGGATATAACCTTGTCTCTTTTTAAATCATTGAGCATCCGATTTACTACTTCCCTTGAAGTACCACAGAAATTAGCCAATTCTTGATTAGTTAACGAAAGTTCAATGACAATACCTTTTGGAGTTAAGGTACCGTAGCTATTGGAAAGTCGTATTAATGTAGAATAAAGGGCCCCTTTTTTACCATGTAATATTAGGTCCCGAAATTTCGTTTGATTTTTTTGGTTTTGTAGTTGCACATATTTTAGCCATTCCAAAGTTAGATGAGGTGTGGAGCTCAATTTATCTTCAAAAATTACTTTATTTATGGCCAGGACTTCTACATTCTCAATACATTTTGCATTCAGCATATAAGAAGAGGAAGAACAAAATAGCGATAAATCTCCAATTACATCACCAGGAGCTGCAATTTTAATTGACAACTCTTTGCCATCAGGAATGACTTTGCTTATTTGGACTTTACCTTTAAGAATATAATATAACTCAGATGCAACCATTCCCTCTTGATAAAGGTAGGTTCCTTTATCGAGTATCTTTTTATTATTTGTAGCTTCAAATAATTGCTTTAATTCTGCAGAAATTTTCATAGGCGTTTGCATAGTGTTCACACCCTTACGATTTAATCAACTCTATTTAATTATAGCATAGATAAGAATAAAATTTTTAAGTTAAAGTTAGTACGAGTGTTCCTACAATGAAACAATAAATAGCAAAGTATTTTAAGTTCCCTTTCGCCATGATATTCATAAACCATTTCAAGGAAAAGTAGGAGGCGATGAGTGAACCGAAAAAGGCTAGAGAATAGGGAATCGCTAAGCTCAAGATGGATTCGTCCGCTACTAAATCACCGATGGATTTCAACGTTACCCCTAAACTAATAGGGATGTACAATAGGAATGAATAACGAAGTGCCGTTTCTTGCTTCATTCCTCGTCCCATTGCTGCAACAATCGTTGCTCCTGAACGGCTTATTCCAGGTATTAACGCAACGGCTTGGGCTAATCCGACAATGATAGCATCCTTCATTGATAATTCTCCGTCGCTTTTTTTTCCTTTCAAATTGCGAATCAACCATAGAGCAATCCCAGTGACAAGTAAGGCAATGGCTACAACTTTAATATTGTTTGCAAGTTGCCCTTCGATAAAATCACCAAAAACAACTCCAATTACTCCGGCAGGAATGGTTCCAATGATTAAGTAAATAATAAAGTTAAAATCAGCCTTTGCAGCATTGTCTCGGGTTGAGAGATAGCTGACACCGTTTTTGATGAGGCGAAGTAAATCTTCACGATATATAATTAAAACAGCGAGAAGGGATGCTGTATTAACGAGAATATCGAAGGTTAACCCATTATACTCAATGCTGAAATATTCCTTTGCGATTTGAAGATGCCCACTAGATGAAATGGGAATGGGTTCTGTAAATCCTTGAAAAA is a genomic window of Bacillus spongiae containing:
- a CDS encoding S9 family peptidase, giving the protein MIMFPKPDPESFFLTVRIGDFAVSHDEDQLIYSTNLNGKFNIWGMDLPNHSPYQMTSINQYCHHLSFEKEGRFILTSFDQDGDENSQIYALSRNGGALVPLCSEKSARHLAPILSNDGERVYYTSNKKNKSYLSSFVYHISTKEDQLLLDGEHTTTYLTAVSPDESHFVYLKQFSSTNINFFLHSNDEKFTILPKTEQEYTVGDVIFTSNQTMYFTTNFDADVSYLMKYNLKRKQYSKIAHIEGYEMKHLQWEEKSNRLYVYGSSGVRSRVFQLDLDEEEINEVVIPVTSITKFLVGNRGNCYILGSTDTRPDNIYMLPKEGTEWKEITNHQVIGASRKIFVESEVVHYPSFDGLMIEGLYYRSKSEVENGYTIVWPHGGPQFHEQQQFKSFIQLATSKGYNFFQPNFRGSTGYGLSFSKMVEKDWGYGPRLDIVHGIEWLAASGRSDLNKIFLLGASYGGYMSLLLHGRHPEYFQAIVDICGPSNLFSFINSVPDFWKPFLESMIGHPEKDKEKLIEDSPITYLKSMKKPMLIIQGANDPSVVKEESDQIVERLWEYGREVEYIILEDEGHGINKKANEIKVFKRIFDFFQENQK
- a CDS encoding DUF3941 domain-containing protein translates to MPHTSDNDKKAQDKQAFRHEQNMQKDKNQKAGKRQYSKKTDHL
- a CDS encoding Crp/Fnr family transcriptional regulator is translated as MQTPMKISAELKQLFEATNNKKILDKGTYLYQEGMVASELYYILKGKVQISKVIPDGKELSIKIAAPGDVIGDLSLFCSSSSYMLNAKCIENVEVLAINKVIFEDKLSSTPHLTLEWLKYVQLQNQKNQTKFRDLILHGKKGALYSTLIRLSNSYGTLTPKGIVIELSLTNQELANFCGTSREVVNRMLNDLKRDKVISFEKGIITIHQLSHLKNEIDCEDCPIEICRID
- a CDS encoding BsuPI-related putative proteinase inhibitor, coding for MKNKWLCFFFCISFILVNSINVRAVSGQKVVWKVEPTVVGDEVKINLSLHNNSSREVLFQFATNKMYDYVILHDGKREVYRYSLNKKFSKSDHTLKIMPGQTKVWTSIWKNETPVHSGLYKIKARFLPTKTDPNIVFEKIADNQFILSNGNEVFRNIKIKQLEKGKYRVKGEARTREGSFYYSVDDGHHELMGETLVKVNKKEPNWSKFSFNLTVKNLKHTNKHILTLYERNQNDGTFLHQYSILLKKDQ
- a CDS encoding SDR family oxidoreductase, translated to MANNQSQHQTFPPQHQNHQPGTEKEMNPQPKYVDPNYKGSGKLQNKVALISGGDSGIGKSVAIYFAKEGADVAIVYLEEHEDAHETKILVEKEGRKCVLLSGDIGSETFCKDVINKTINELGQLNILVNNAAEQHPQNSLLDITSEQLERTFRTNIFSMFYLSKAALPHLTQGSTIINSASITAYKGHKTLIDYASTKGAIVSYTRSLSESLASQGIRVNGVAPGPIWTPLIPSTFTAEEVRTFGSNTPMGRAGQPYELAPAFVYLASEDSSYVSGQMIHVNGGAFLNT
- a CDS encoding alpha-amylase family glycosyl hydrolase; translation: MKRIYCILLIPFLLFYALPTGAAEKEERKWQDETMYYVMVDRFLNGDNTNDYEVNIKDLNAYQGGDFKGVLSQLDYIKDMGFTSIGISPVFDNDEGGYHGYWVTDFYNTEEHFGTLDDFKQLVEEAHKRDLKVVLDFVVNSVGPNHSWFSAPEKSDWIRGEELVANEKDNLNNLNTENPEVQAYILDAAKWWIEQTDIDGYRLDAIQQVTPAFWEEFSREVKSVKDNFYLLGEIDNTDPSSIGKYTDMGIDGFLDYPQSEELRNVFKTYDISTDELPNFWEVNQENYRDPYVMGTFIDNKDMSRFTMFAADENQFPPTRWKQAFTYMYTVPGIPISYYGSEIALNGGESPENRKIMNFKTEKELIDHISLLGELRQKLPALTRGSIETISSNEGMLVYKRQYQDETIIVAINDSSETKSVKVDANLFEEGKELRGLLAGDIVKNDKGEFDIVLDRETSEIYAVADERGLNMGLILSLVTVYVLFILFIYFVRKKSKENKQRDKE
- a CDS encoding DegV family protein; this translates as MTIKLLADSGSDLPLHFFEKEFTELIPLRVHIDDTEYEDLITINPQKVYEAIRNGKRPITSQASPAMLEKLFTTIAEKKESGIYIAFSSELSGTYQTAVMVKEQVKENYPHLDLTIVDSKCASLGYGLVVKEAAELIAKGASKNEILSIINDRVSHMEHLFTVEDLDYMAKGGRVSKASAFVGGLLNIKPLLHVEDGKLVPIEKLRGRKKLLHRLLTLMGERGDTLENQVVGISHGDDLELAMEMKQLIQEKFGTKDFYINLIGSAVGAHAGPGTLAIFFLNKR
- a CDS encoding Cof-type HAD-IIB family hydrolase gives rise to the protein MTEKHLIVLDLDGTLLTDDKKISTKTKNVLHTLMKQGHEVMIATGRPYRASETYYNELGLTSPIVNFNGAFVHHPLDNSWGMFHEPMDLDVALEIVEACKEFSFHNIIAEIMDEVYFHYHDERLIDIFSFGNPTIATGDLKKILTDHPTSLLIHAEESIVPMIRKHLSKVHAEVIDHRRWAAPWHVIEIVKKGLNKAIGIEIVAKRLGIPRENIIAFGDEDNDIEMIEYAGTGVAMGNAIPPLKDLANEVTLSNEEDGIGVYLEKRFLLN
- a CDS encoding alpha-glycosidase, yielding MDRASIYHRPTDNYAYAYSIDKLHIRIRTKKNDLKNITLLYGDPFEVKENNWVHAEMPMSKTGSDELADYWLAVVTPPYRRLRYGFLLEDNQSKLYLGDKGFGDNRWTDVAYYFCFPFIHPSSVFNAPKWVKDTVWYQIFPERFANGNRFNDPEGTLPWGSTNPTTTNFFGGDLNGISKNIPYLKELGISGIYLTPIFKAHSNHKYDTIDYFEIDPQLGTKEEMKELVKACHENGIKVMLDAVFNHCGFYFSKFQHVLKHQENSPYKDWFHIKEFPIQTQPHPNYDTFGFVADMPKLNTANPLVKEYLLNVGRYWVKEFNIDGWRLDVANEVDHHFWREFRKEVRAIKSDLFLLGEIWHDSMPWLRGDQFDAVMNYPFTNNVISLFAKQTIDANQFIEKMTHVTHMYPSPINEVSFNLVGSHDTVRILTECSEDTARLKQIFNLLLTFTGTPCIFYGDEIGLTGTQDPECRKCMIWEKEKQDQDLFKHIQKLLGLRKEYTLLANEGTFRFIQVEENKDVVAYTRSKDNDIILILLNTRGTKTNYTIPLNLHGKVIHDIWNNKEYAANSDTLVATLDPYGFCFLFISLLNHPLSK
- a CDS encoding metal-sulfur cluster assembly factor is translated as MDQEMKDSMMGALEQVVDPELGIDIVNLGLVYDVSLDESGQAKVTMTLTSMGCPLAGTIVDQVKVALSELPEVKESEVDIVWSPPWSRDMMSRYAKIALGIR
- a CDS encoding DUF3813 domain-containing protein, which produces MTNPLFVQARDFVQQAVQACESGNAEEKQAYIAKAKNALSSAFANSNVHEQAQLRQMQTELQQLQ